Proteins co-encoded in one Waddlia chondrophila WSU 86-1044 genomic window:
- a CDS encoding Sip1-related alpha-galactosidase, with the protein MMKTLQADTVVDLDRHLASSQLVIVTSPLFSGSLRIPLKLESADNLTIVSIGNGSRGACLDYFTCFHEITSNFLTIVKCRSGYNVLCCLSHSGVAASLEGDGKDCLLCLRGVSAEPVPVLIGVHGSDLHQTVGLAIRMGVKKALRAGKFGEEKPPIPHWLKTLGWESGASFGRIPTHDKILGAVWALRQEGIQPGYVLIDEGWQRVERRGGKKVLSCFEADAERFPMGLSGLVQELQRAGVHHVGVAHSIFGCGGGISDSLVGKYQLSTKENEKGYLGYDLGKTFQFYHDYYKSLSEEGIAFVKVKRQVDAAGFIGNPGLMTRIYSHLQSAIQASSGLFFEASHLNSECLNNESLISGIAATDDDLETAQTLAGVKKMIRSLLVNACWMQNFFSSWITDFPYSHLLAILHALSSTAHVIGDPPGKTKIELLKKCVLPSGRLIQADYPLTLCSSSFFLNPLTTHALYCAFSFKGESGLLALFNFTRKKKPLQEDVSASLIEGISGDRFAVYSHTNGYLGVFEKNEEFSVAVKQNEADILTFAPVRNGVALIGCYAFYVPNGPIQEITIEQESMHISSIVTSPMLMYSEKSVMEIRRNGKVIPWDYDQEKKLLVIDSRQSQSEIPTVYTLNFE; encoded by the coding sequence ATGATGAAAACTCTTCAAGCTGATACGGTTGTTGATCTCGACCGTCATTTGGCCAGCTCGCAGCTGGTCATTGTGACGTCTCCTTTATTTTCCGGAAGTTTGCGCATTCCTTTAAAACTTGAGAGCGCTGACAATTTAACCATTGTCTCCATTGGCAATGGAAGCAGAGGAGCATGTCTTGATTATTTTACTTGTTTTCACGAGATCACTTCCAATTTTCTAACCATTGTAAAATGCAGGAGTGGATATAACGTTCTTTGTTGCCTTTCGCACTCAGGTGTTGCAGCTTCGCTTGAAGGGGATGGAAAGGACTGCTTGCTTTGTTTGCGCGGCGTAAGCGCTGAGCCGGTTCCCGTCCTCATTGGCGTGCATGGCTCAGATCTTCATCAAACTGTTGGATTGGCGATAAGGATGGGGGTAAAGAAGGCCTTGCGGGCGGGCAAGTTTGGAGAAGAAAAACCGCCTATCCCTCATTGGTTGAAAACGCTGGGCTGGGAGTCTGGTGCAAGCTTTGGGAGGATTCCAACCCATGATAAGATTCTTGGAGCTGTCTGGGCTTTGAGGCAAGAAGGGATTCAGCCGGGATATGTTTTGATCGATGAAGGATGGCAGAGGGTTGAGAGACGTGGAGGCAAGAAGGTTTTGTCTTGCTTTGAAGCAGATGCTGAAAGGTTCCCAATGGGGTTGTCGGGGCTTGTGCAGGAATTGCAGCGCGCTGGAGTGCATCACGTCGGAGTTGCCCACTCCATTTTTGGATGCGGAGGAGGCATTTCCGATTCTTTGGTAGGAAAATACCAATTATCAACAAAGGAAAATGAAAAAGGGTATTTGGGGTATGATTTGGGGAAAACATTTCAGTTCTATCACGATTACTACAAATCATTGAGCGAGGAGGGGATCGCTTTTGTTAAGGTTAAAAGACAGGTAGATGCTGCCGGCTTCATCGGAAATCCAGGGCTGATGACGCGGATCTATTCGCATCTTCAATCTGCAATACAAGCGTCTTCCGGCTTGTTTTTTGAAGCTTCTCATTTAAATAGCGAGTGTTTGAATAATGAAAGTCTAATCTCAGGAATTGCTGCAACAGATGATGACTTAGAAACAGCGCAAACGCTTGCAGGAGTAAAAAAAATGATCCGCAGCCTGCTTGTTAACGCGTGTTGGATGCAAAATTTTTTTAGTAGCTGGATAACGGATTTTCCTTACAGCCATTTATTGGCTATTTTACATGCTCTTTCTTCGACAGCTCATGTGATCGGAGATCCTCCAGGAAAGACAAAAATAGAACTTTTAAAAAAGTGCGTGCTTCCTTCTGGTAGGTTGATTCAGGCAGATTATCCGCTGACTTTGTGCAGCTCCTCCTTTTTTTTAAATCCTCTAACGACGCATGCGCTATACTGTGCGTTTTCTTTTAAAGGGGAGTCGGGCCTGTTGGCGTTATTTAATTTCACCCGAAAGAAAAAACCGCTTCAAGAAGATGTTTCAGCCTCTTTAATCGAAGGGATTTCTGGCGATCGATTTGCTGTCTATAGCCATACAAATGGCTATTTGGGTGTTTTTGAAAAAAATGAAGAATTTTCGGTTGCTGTGAAGCAAAACGAAGCAGATATTCTCACTTTCGCTCCAGTGCGAAATGGAGTGGCATTGATTGGATGCTATGCTTTCTATGTTCCCAACGGACCCATTCAAGAGATAACGATCGAACAGGAATCGATGCATATCTCTTCTATTGTGACATCTCCTATGTTGATGTACTCCGAAAAAAGCGTGATGGAAATTAGGCGCAACGGCAAAGTCATTCCCTGGGATTACGATCAGGAAAAAAAATTATTAGTGATCGATTCCAGGCAAAGTCAGTCCGAAATTCCTACTGTTTACACCCTCAATTTTGAATGA
- a CDS encoding CDP-alcohol phosphatidyltransferase family protein, giving the protein MLTVPNFISALRLPLALVFIKQDLLYRSIALILAMITDGLDGFLARRYKQSSAFGTVLDPIMDRFFVFFLIGIFMNEGSLGIWEVSTMVCRDFAVLLFGFYLVFSGKLSSYRFRAIWCGKVTTCVQFLVFFGLTLGLAIPSIVYLLFIVLGCLALVELYLSKESHPETSF; this is encoded by the coding sequence ATGTTGACAGTTCCTAATTTTATTTCTGCTCTACGCTTGCCTTTGGCATTGGTCTTCATTAAACAGGATCTTTTATATCGATCAATCGCCCTGATTTTAGCGATGATTACAGATGGTCTTGATGGATTTTTGGCTCGACGCTATAAGCAATCCAGTGCTTTTGGAACCGTTTTAGATCCCATTATGGATAGATTTTTCGTCTTTTTCCTAATCGGCATCTTTATGAATGAAGGGAGCTTAGGGATATGGGAAGTTAGCACAATGGTTTGCCGAGATTTTGCTGTTTTGCTGTTTGGCTTCTACCTAGTGTTTTCCGGAAAGTTAAGTTCTTACCGTTTTCGAGCAATCTGGTGTGGGAAAGTCACAACGTGTGTTCAATTTTTGGTCTTTTTTGGCTTGACTCTTGGACTTGCCATTCCTTCTATCGTTTACCTTTTATTTATTGTCTTAGGCTGCCTTGCCTTAGTGGAGCTATACCTTAGCAAAGAAAGCCATCCAGAAACTTCCTTTTAA
- a CDS encoding DedA family protein has protein sequence MESLILFATEHAEAAHWFFALLILLGGLNVPISEDVVMISAGALASTLSPEIAAYQYSALFFVCWFASWETYWIGRLLGPRLYDIRWFSRILTPKKIEKLHHYYERFGIWTFIIGRFIPGGVRNGLFMTAGLGRMPFKKFITRDLPACFLSTLFLFALGYFFGQHSQEVIATFHAYHRSILFFIAATLFIYAILRYLRSKQIIIDDFYRHLQ, from the coding sequence ATGGAATCGTTAATTCTCTTTGCAACTGAACATGCGGAAGCCGCTCACTGGTTTTTCGCTCTTCTAATCTTATTAGGAGGGCTAAATGTGCCGATCAGTGAAGATGTTGTCATGATCAGCGCCGGTGCTTTAGCAAGTACCCTTTCTCCTGAAATAGCGGCCTATCAATATTCCGCTCTATTCTTTGTCTGCTGGTTCGCTTCCTGGGAAACTTATTGGATAGGCAGGCTGCTTGGGCCCAGGCTGTACGATATCCGCTGGTTCAGCCGGATTTTGACTCCTAAAAAAATTGAGAAGCTGCATCACTACTACGAACGGTTTGGTATTTGGACATTTATCATTGGCCGCTTTATCCCGGGTGGTGTGCGTAATGGATTATTTATGACTGCCGGCCTTGGCAGGATGCCTTTTAAGAAATTCATCACCAGAGATTTGCCTGCTTGCTTTCTCTCCACCCTCTTTCTATTTGCTCTTGGTTATTTCTTTGGGCAGCATTCTCAGGAAGTGATCGCAACTTTTCATGCTTACCACCGCTCAATTCTGTTTTTTATCGCAGCAACCCTTTTCATTTATGCTATATTGCGTTACCTCCGGTCTAAGCAAATCATAATAGATGATTTTTATCGACATTTGCAGTAA
- the recJ gene encoding single-stranded-DNA-specific exonuclease RecJ: MISWNFEPDNPMWVYPKMDKRWQDDIIKEFKIHPVTAQLFVSRDFTTVDQIHQYLYAKLPDLHDPSLLQGMDKAVERIVKAIENEENILIYGDNDVDGMTGTALLTDYLRKVGANVYFYISTPGTLRQNLIIEAIEFATKNQCKLLITVDCGVTAATEIAKVVEKGIDVIITDHHEPTDQIPHCIATLNPKLLNNSYPNRDLTGVGVTFKLVHALTNYLVKQGKIDSKKIDLKRYLDLVALGTVADMGQLLGENRILVRYGLEQLKRTKRIGLAKLISVCDMEPKQVSTFTIASKIAPRLNSLGRIADPVKGVELLLIRNAKQAETMAQELDLNNLERQRIEKTMTADVDQIISLHPDILQKKAVVIHSDKWHPGVIAILCTRISKHYNRPTVMIAIENGIGKGSLRSIHEFPLLSVLRDCSDLLVNYGGHDYAAGLTIKEENIPEFKRRFIEAANRKLSTHDVVTKLNLDSEVQFSDLTFDLMESVKLLEPFGNENPQPLMYTRAKQAWPPKIVGKTHLKLYLEQGDRMLEGIAYGKAHLSPLLRKKNIILEVAFTPQVNNFLGPSIQLLIRDFRIIEESQPNIPN, encoded by the coding sequence ATGATATCCTGGAATTTCGAACCTGATAATCCCATGTGGGTGTATCCGAAAATGGACAAAAGGTGGCAGGATGACATCATTAAAGAGTTCAAAATCCACCCCGTTACAGCTCAGCTCTTTGTTTCCAGAGATTTTACAACAGTTGACCAGATCCACCAGTATTTGTACGCAAAGCTCCCCGATCTCCACGATCCTTCTCTTCTCCAAGGGATGGACAAAGCGGTCGAACGCATCGTTAAAGCAATCGAAAACGAAGAGAACATTCTCATTTACGGCGACAACGATGTCGACGGAATGACCGGTACCGCCCTACTCACCGACTACTTAAGAAAAGTCGGGGCAAACGTTTATTTTTACATTTCTACACCGGGAACACTTCGCCAAAACTTGATCATCGAAGCGATCGAATTTGCGACAAAAAATCAATGCAAATTGTTGATCACGGTTGACTGCGGAGTTACTGCAGCTACCGAGATTGCCAAGGTGGTTGAGAAAGGGATTGATGTCATCATCACAGATCATCATGAACCGACCGATCAAATTCCTCACTGCATTGCGACATTGAACCCCAAACTGCTCAATAACTCCTATCCTAACAGAGACTTGACCGGAGTAGGCGTGACGTTCAAGTTGGTACACGCATTAACCAACTATTTAGTTAAACAAGGAAAAATCGATTCCAAAAAAATCGATCTCAAACGTTATTTGGATCTCGTTGCCCTTGGAACTGTTGCGGATATGGGACAGCTTCTGGGAGAAAACAGAATCTTGGTGCGCTATGGACTGGAACAACTAAAACGAACCAAAAGAATCGGTCTTGCCAAGCTGATTTCCGTGTGTGACATGGAGCCGAAACAAGTTTCAACATTTACTATCGCCTCAAAAATCGCCCCCCGTTTAAACAGCTTGGGAAGAATTGCAGATCCGGTCAAAGGGGTTGAACTTCTTCTAATTCGCAATGCAAAACAAGCAGAAACGATGGCTCAAGAACTTGATCTCAATAACCTTGAAAGGCAGAGAATTGAAAAAACAATGACGGCCGATGTCGATCAAATCATCTCCTTGCACCCCGACATCTTGCAAAAAAAAGCGGTCGTCATCCACTCAGACAAATGGCATCCTGGCGTCATCGCAATTCTTTGTACACGCATTTCTAAACACTACAACCGTCCAACTGTCATGATCGCAATAGAAAATGGAATCGGCAAAGGGTCGTTGCGCTCGATTCATGAGTTCCCCCTTCTCTCCGTACTCAGAGACTGTTCGGATCTCCTTGTTAATTATGGAGGCCATGACTATGCTGCCGGATTGACAATCAAAGAAGAAAATATTCCCGAGTTCAAGCGCCGCTTTATTGAAGCCGCCAATCGAAAGCTCTCTACCCACGATGTGGTGACAAAACTCAACCTAGATTCTGAAGTTCAATTTTCCGATCTCACTTTCGATCTGATGGAATCTGTGAAACTGCTGGAGCCTTTCGGCAACGAAAACCCGCAGCCATTAATGTATACGCGAGCCAAACAAGCATGGCCTCCAAAAATCGTCGGAAAAACCCATTTAAAACTCTACCTAGAACAAGGAGATAGAATGCTGGAAGGGATCGCCTATGGCAAGGCCCACTTAAGTCCGCTTCTCCGAAAAAAGAACATTATCTTGGAGGTGGCCTTCACTCCTCAAGTGAATAACTTCTTAGGACCAAGCATTCAGCTTTTAATCAGAGATTTCAGGATTATTGAAGAGAGTCAGCCCAATATACCAAATTAA
- a CDS encoding S41 family peptidase, with amino-acid sequence MRKFLFLALTLNLVFHSIDAKLPEIDSPKVLEKVNEIIKSHASHTKLTPEIMKRVISNYIDELDLNKIYFIESDIDPWIHPSETLLETTLQQFNNGDFSLFFKIRDQMLKAISRRKLLDMQVTASELPEEVDPKEFKDMDWVKSEEELVIRLGRIKALQIETSRKLNEELREKSLQRIEKHQAKKEEEIANPDPKHSEQFVLSSILKATASALDTHTVYFTPGEATQFMINVQQRLFGIGAQLRDDLNGFTIVKIIEGGPASESKQLKVKDRIVAVDDEPVVGMDILSAVELIRGKEGTPVKLTVIREEGDDENKKKEELNITIIRGEVVLKETRFETAYEPFGDGVIAYLKLYSFYQDPESSSASDLAKEIEKLKENHRVKGIILDLRDNSGGLLSQAVSVTGLFITKGVVVGVKDNTGNVQYLRDLDGKMMWDGPLAVLVNRASASASEIVAQTLQDYGRAIIIGDDHTYGKGSFQTFTLNVGQEKPVNPEGEYKVTRGIYYTVSGKTPQLTGVLSDIVLPGPLSEIEIGEQYAKYPLENDSIKPNFDDDLSDIPYSQRSRIRLLYKHDLQKKLDTYTAYLPFLKSNSAYRIENNKNYQALLKEIKKENLLEDESKEQFGQNDLQLTEAYNIMKDLIILMDTCKEDAI; translated from the coding sequence ATGCGTAAATTTCTGTTTCTCGCTTTGACTCTCAACCTGGTATTCCACTCAATCGATGCCAAGCTTCCGGAAATCGACTCGCCAAAAGTGTTGGAAAAAGTGAACGAAATCATTAAAAGCCACGCTTCGCACACCAAACTAACTCCTGAAATCATGAAAAGAGTGATTTCAAACTACATCGACGAGCTTGACCTCAACAAAATCTACTTCATCGAATCAGACATCGACCCTTGGATCCATCCTTCCGAAACTCTTTTGGAAACAACACTGCAACAGTTCAACAACGGAGACTTTTCTCTGTTCTTTAAAATCCGCGACCAGATGCTCAAAGCCATTTCAAGAAGAAAACTGTTGGATATGCAGGTCACAGCTTCCGAGCTTCCGGAAGAGGTCGATCCCAAAGAATTCAAAGACATGGATTGGGTCAAATCTGAAGAAGAGCTTGTGATCCGTTTGGGAAGGATCAAAGCGCTACAGATCGAAACTTCACGCAAGCTCAACGAAGAATTAAGAGAGAAGTCGCTGCAACGGATAGAAAAGCATCAAGCAAAAAAAGAGGAAGAGATCGCCAATCCAGACCCCAAGCATAGTGAACAGTTTGTCCTCTCCTCTATTTTAAAAGCAACTGCGTCCGCCCTCGATACGCACACCGTCTACTTCACTCCGGGCGAGGCTACCCAGTTCATGATTAATGTGCAGCAACGCTTATTCGGAATCGGAGCACAGCTCAGAGACGATTTGAACGGCTTTACCATCGTAAAGATCATCGAAGGAGGGCCTGCTTCTGAAAGTAAACAACTTAAAGTCAAAGACCGCATTGTTGCTGTCGACGATGAGCCTGTTGTAGGAATGGACATCCTCAGCGCCGTAGAATTGATCCGCGGCAAGGAAGGCACTCCTGTAAAACTAACGGTCATCCGAGAAGAAGGCGACGACGAAAACAAAAAAAAGGAAGAGCTCAACATCACAATTATCCGGGGCGAAGTTGTGCTCAAAGAAACGCGATTTGAAACAGCTTACGAACCGTTTGGAGACGGTGTGATCGCGTATCTGAAGCTTTATTCCTTTTATCAAGATCCGGAGAGTTCATCGGCTTCCGATCTAGCAAAAGAGATTGAAAAACTTAAAGAAAATCATCGGGTCAAAGGGATCATCCTTGATCTTCGGGACAACTCCGGAGGGCTGCTCTCCCAAGCTGTTAGTGTTACAGGGTTATTCATTACTAAAGGTGTTGTCGTAGGGGTCAAAGACAACACAGGAAACGTCCAATATCTTAGAGACTTAGACGGTAAAATGATGTGGGATGGCCCTTTAGCTGTGCTTGTCAACAGAGCAAGCGCTTCGGCATCTGAAATCGTTGCGCAAACACTTCAAGACTATGGAAGAGCCATTATTATTGGCGATGACCATACCTATGGAAAAGGCTCCTTTCAAACATTTACTCTAAATGTCGGCCAAGAAAAGCCAGTCAATCCTGAAGGTGAATACAAGGTCACTAGAGGCATCTACTACACAGTCTCTGGAAAAACACCTCAATTAACAGGCGTCCTTTCAGATATCGTTCTTCCAGGACCTTTATCGGAAATTGAAATCGGAGAGCAATATGCGAAGTATCCTTTGGAAAACGATTCGATCAAACCGAATTTCGACGATGACTTATCAGATATTCCCTACTCACAAAGAAGCAGAATCCGTTTGCTATATAAGCATGATCTTCAGAAAAAGCTCGATACTTACACTGCTTATCTGCCCTTTCTCAAATCCAACTCTGCCTACCGTATCGAGAACAACAAAAACTACCAAGCCCTTCTGAAAGAGATCAAAAAAGAAAACCTTCTCGAAGATGAGTCAAAAGAGCAATTCGGCCAAAACGATTTACAGCTGACCGAAGCTTACAACATCATGAAAGACCTAATCATTTTGATGGATACATGCAAGGAAGACGCTATCTAG
- a CDS encoding helix-turn-helix domain-containing protein: MSNIKEMCEEPKVVSITEAARINGVTRQAIYVAIKLKKLKAKKETTRWTIDVKDLDEYRKNKYSRTKSMHEGELLFDNGRGYYSVNQVAEMLKVPAQKIYYATRVGMLKAHRRGAAWVIHVEDVNKYKEEHLSKKGGRRRAV; this comes from the coding sequence ATGTCCAATATTAAGGAAATGTGCGAGGAGCCGAAAGTTGTTTCGATCACAGAAGCTGCTCGGATCAACGGCGTTACACGGCAAGCCATTTACGTAGCCATTAAACTTAAGAAACTTAAAGCAAAAAAAGAAACGACGCGTTGGACGATCGACGTGAAAGATCTTGATGAGTATCGCAAGAACAAGTACTCTCGTACCAAGTCAATGCATGAAGGCGAGCTGCTTTTTGATAATGGTAGAGGTTACTATTCAGTTAATCAGGTTGCTGAAATGCTGAAGGTTCCAGCACAAAAAATTTATTACGCGACACGTGTAGGGATGCTTAAAGCTCACCGTAGAGGAGCTGCTTGGGTCATTCATGTTGAAGATGTGAATAAATATAAAGAAGAACATCTCAGTAAAAAAGGCGGCCGCAGACGAGCAGTCTAG
- the gltX gene encoding glutamate--tRNA ligase, whose translation MSVRVRIAPSPTGDPHVGTAYIAVFNSIFARHHNGTFILRIEDTDRTRSRPEYEQNIYEALSWSGIEWDEGPNIGGAYGPYRQSERLPIYKEYADKLVEKGHAYKCFCTAEELAEMRQVLAKKGGRQGYDRRCRNLSPEEIKEKEAAGKPSVIRLKVPLKGECVFTDRIKGRIAFPWADIDDQVLMKTDGFPTYHLANVVDDYLMKISHVIRGDEWISSTPKHILLYKYFEWEVPEFLHMPLLLGVDGKKLSKRKNPTSIFFYRDSGYLPEAFKNFLTLMGYSMTGDREIYPFEEIVQEFDASRIGVSGAVFDIKKLDWLNQQYIINCIPQEKLWDRLKEWRFNDAFMERLIPLCYSRIKTFGDFMELFDFLFINNLEYKEQDFTQKGLSKLQGAFILQGMIWVLESSSGWSAQEIQQASKDVAERFGINHKKGVMPILFTSIMGKIQGPPLFDSAEILGKDVVRARFLRSIEFLGGISNKKGAELKKAWDKENAKEIFSEAGFIQN comes from the coding sequence ATGTCCGTTCGAGTCCGTATTGCTCCTTCTCCAACAGGTGATCCTCATGTAGGTACAGCCTACATTGCCGTTTTCAACTCTATCTTCGCCCGTCATCATAACGGAACATTCATCCTTCGCATTGAAGATACGGACCGCACAAGAAGCAGGCCCGAGTATGAACAAAACATTTACGAAGCTCTAAGCTGGTCCGGTATTGAATGGGATGAAGGCCCAAATATTGGAGGCGCTTATGGCCCTTACCGGCAATCAGAAAGACTTCCCATCTATAAGGAATATGCTGATAAGCTTGTCGAGAAGGGACATGCTTACAAGTGTTTCTGTACAGCTGAAGAGCTAGCAGAAATGCGCCAAGTCCTGGCAAAAAAAGGGGGCCGTCAAGGTTACGACCGCCGTTGCCGCAATTTAAGTCCTGAAGAGATTAAAGAAAAAGAAGCCGCTGGAAAACCCTCTGTAATTAGGCTGAAAGTCCCTCTGAAAGGCGAATGTGTATTTACAGACCGGATCAAAGGACGGATTGCATTCCCCTGGGCAGACATTGATGACCAGGTGCTGATGAAGACAGATGGATTTCCAACGTATCATCTAGCAAATGTTGTCGACGATTATCTCATGAAAATCTCCCATGTGATCCGTGGCGATGAGTGGATCAGCTCCACTCCTAAACACATCCTCCTTTACAAATATTTTGAGTGGGAGGTTCCTGAATTTCTTCACATGCCGCTTCTTCTGGGAGTAGATGGAAAAAAACTCTCTAAGCGAAAAAACCCTACATCGATCTTTTTCTACAGAGACAGCGGATACTTACCCGAAGCTTTTAAGAATTTCCTCACCTTAATGGGATACAGCATGACGGGCGACCGGGAGATCTATCCTTTTGAAGAGATCGTTCAAGAGTTCGACGCTTCGCGCATCGGTGTTTCAGGAGCTGTATTCGATATCAAGAAACTGGACTGGCTGAATCAGCAATATATCATTAACTGCATCCCTCAAGAGAAGCTGTGGGACAGATTAAAAGAATGGCGATTCAACGATGCTTTTATGGAACGCTTAATTCCTCTTTGCTACTCCCGTATTAAAACATTCGGGGATTTCATGGAACTCTTTGATTTCCTATTCATCAACAACCTGGAATACAAAGAGCAAGATTTTACCCAGAAAGGGCTTTCCAAATTACAAGGAGCCTTTATCCTTCAAGGAATGATCTGGGTGTTGGAATCATCAAGCGGATGGTCTGCGCAGGAGATCCAGCAAGCATCTAAAGATGTTGCGGAACGGTTCGGCATCAACCACAAAAAAGGGGTCATGCCGATCCTTTTCACTTCGATCATGGGAAAAATCCAAGGCCCTCCACTCTTCGACTCTGCCGAAATTTTAGGTAAAGACGTCGTTCGTGCGAGATTTTTACGCTCTATAGAATTTTTAGGAGGAATCTCCAATAAGAAAGGGGCAGAGCTAAAAAAAGCCTGGGATAAAGAGAATGCGAAAGAGATCTTTTCCGAAGCGGGCTTCATTCAAAATTGA